In a genomic window of Streptococcus oralis subsp. tigurinus:
- the folK gene encoding 2-amino-4-hydroxy-6-hydroxymethyldihydropteridine diphosphokinase, giving the protein MDQLQIKDLEIFAYHGLFPSEKELGQKFVISASLSYDMTKAATELDLTASVHYGELCQQWTTWFQETSEDLIETVAYKLVERTFETYPLVQEIELELKKPWAPVHLPLDTCSVTIHRRKQRAFIALGSNMGDKQANLEQAIDKLRVRGIHILKESSVLTTEPWGGVEQDSFANQVIEVETWLPASVLLETLLAIESEMGRVREVHWGPRLIDLDLLFVEDQIIYTDELILPHPYIAERLFVLEPLVEIAPHFIHPILKQPIRYLVDQLEQGNA; this is encoded by the coding sequence ATGGATCAACTGCAGATAAAAGATTTGGAAATTTTTGCTTATCATGGTCTTTTCCCTAGTGAGAAGGAATTGGGGCAGAAGTTTGTTATTTCCGCAAGCTTATCCTATGATATGACCAAGGCGGCGACAGAATTGGATTTGACAGCTTCTGTCCATTACGGAGAACTGTGCCAGCAGTGGACGACTTGGTTTCAGGAAACGAGTGAGGACTTGATTGAAACGGTAGCCTACAAACTAGTTGAACGTACCTTTGAGACTTATCCTCTTGTCCAAGAGATTGAGTTGGAACTAAAAAAACCTTGGGCTCCAGTGCATTTACCGTTGGATACCTGCTCGGTAACCATTCACCGTCGTAAGCAACGGGCCTTTATAGCTCTAGGAAGCAATATGGGGGACAAGCAAGCAAACTTGGAACAAGCCATTGACAAACTGCGAGTTCGTGGCATCCATATTCTCAAGGAGTCCAGTGTTTTGACGACGGAGCCTTGGGGTGGTGTGGAGCAGGATAGCTTTGCCAATCAGGTGATTGAAGTAGAAACCTGGTTACCAGCATCAGTCTTGTTAGAAACATTATTAGCCATCGAGTCAGAAATGGGGCGGGTGAGAGAAGTGCATTGGGGGCCTCGTTTGATTGATTTGGACCTACTCTTTGTGGAGGACCAGATCATTTACACAGACGAACTCATCTTGCCTCATCCTTATATAGCAGAACGCCTCTTTGTCCTTGAGCCGTTAGTGGAAATAGCTCCCCATTTTATTCATCCAATCTTAAAACAACCAATTCGTTACTTGGTTGACCAGTTGGAGCAAGGAAATGCCTAA
- a CDS encoding PTS system mannose/fructose/sorbose family transporter subunit IID, which yields MAEKIQLSKSDRQKVWWRSQFLQGSWNYERMQNLGWAYSLIPAIKKLYTKKEDQAAALERHLEFFNTHPYVAAPIMGVTLALEEERANGTEIDDAAIQGVKIGMMGPLAGIGDPVFWFTVRPILGALGASLAATGNIVGPLLFFFGWNAIRMSFLWYTQEFGYKAGSEITKDMSGGILKDITKGASILGMFILAVLVQRWVSINFTINLPGKQLSEGAYINFPEGPVTGAELKGILGQALSGMSLDRVQPQTLQGQLDSLIPGLMGLLLTFLCMWLLKKKVSPIAIILALFAVGIAARFFGIM from the coding sequence ATGGCTGAAAAAATTCAATTATCAAAATCAGATCGCCAAAAAGTTTGGTGGCGTTCACAATTCCTTCAAGGTTCATGGAACTACGAACGTATGCAAAACTTGGGTTGGGCTTACTCTTTGATCCCAGCTATCAAGAAACTTTACACTAAAAAAGAAGACCAAGCTGCTGCTCTTGAGCGCCACCTTGAGTTCTTCAACACTCACCCATACGTAGCTGCTCCAATCATGGGGGTTACTCTTGCACTTGAAGAAGAACGCGCAAACGGTACAGAAATCGATGACGCTGCTATCCAAGGTGTTAAGATCGGTATGATGGGACCTCTTGCTGGTATCGGTGACCCAGTCTTCTGGTTTACAGTTCGTCCGATCCTTGGTGCCCTTGGTGCATCACTTGCTGCAACTGGTAACATCGTTGGACCACTTCTCTTCTTCTTTGGATGGAATGCAATCCGTATGTCATTCCTTTGGTATACACAAGAGTTTGGTTACAAGGCTGGATCTGAAATCACTAAAGACATGTCAGGTGGTATCTTGAAAGACATCACTAAGGGTGCATCTATCCTTGGTATGTTCATCCTTGCCGTTCTTGTACAACGTTGGGTATCCATCAACTTCACTATCAACCTTCCAGGCAAACAATTGTCAGAAGGTGCCTACATCAACTTCCCAGAAGGTCCTGTTACAGGAGCTGAGTTGAAGGGCATTCTTGGTCAAGCGCTTAGTGGTATGAGCCTAGATAGAGTTCAACCACAAACGCTTCAAGGTCAGTTGGACTCATTGATTCCAGGATTGATGGGACTTCTCCTTACTTTCCTTTGCATGTGGTTGCTTAAGAAAAAAGTATCACCAATCGCAATCATCCTTGCTCTCTTTGCAGTAGGTATCGCAGCTCGTTTCTTCGGTATCATGTAA
- a CDS encoding PTS mannose/fructose/sorbose transporter subunit IIC, whose amino-acid sequence MSDISIISAILVVVVAFLAGLEGILDQFQFHQPIVACTLIGLVTGNLEAGVMLGGSLQMIALGWANIGAAVAPDAALASVAAAIILIKGGNFTTEGIAVATATAIPLAVAGLFLTMIVRTISVALVHSADAAAKEGNIAAVERAHYFALVLQGLRIAIPAAFLIAIPASAVQDALGLMPEWLNGGMAVGGAMVVAVGYAMVINMMATREVWPFFAIGFALAAISQLTLIALGVIGVALAFIYLNLSKQGGNGGGGAATSNDPIGDILEDY is encoded by the coding sequence ATGTCAGATATTTCAATCATTTCTGCTATCTTGGTTGTAGTTGTTGCCTTCCTTGCAGGTCTTGAAGGTATCCTCGACCAATTCCAATTCCATCAACCAATCGTCGCATGTACCCTTATCGGACTTGTAACAGGTAACCTCGAAGCAGGTGTTATGCTTGGTGGATCTCTTCAAATGATCGCCCTTGGTTGGGCTAACATCGGAGCTGCCGTAGCTCCTGACGCTGCTCTTGCATCTGTTGCCGCAGCGATCATCTTGATCAAAGGTGGTAACTTTACTACCGAAGGTATCGCCGTCGCAACAGCCACAGCTATCCCTCTTGCCGTAGCCGGACTTTTCTTGACAATGATTGTTCGTACAATCTCAGTTGCCTTAGTTCACTCAGCTGACGCAGCTGCAAAAGAAGGAAACATTGCGGCTGTTGAACGCGCTCACTACTTTGCCCTTGTTCTTCAAGGTCTTCGTATCGCTATCCCTGCAGCCTTCCTTATCGCTATCCCTGCTTCTGCTGTTCAAGACGCTCTTGGCCTAATGCCAGAATGGTTGAATGGTGGTATGGCTGTCGGTGGTGCTATGGTCGTTGCCGTTGGTTACGCTATGGTTATCAATATGATGGCAACTCGTGAAGTATGGCCATTCTTCGCTATCGGTTTTGCTCTTGCAGCAATCTCTCAATTGACTTTGATTGCCCTTGGTGTCATCGGTGTTGCCCTTGCCTTCATCTACCTCAACCTTTCTAAACAAGGTGGAAACGGTGGCGGAGGAGCTGCAACTTCTAACGATCCAATCGGTGATATCCTAGAAGACTACTAG
- a CDS encoding CPBP family intramembrane glutamic endopeptidase, giving the protein MKDKTIWQEVLNRGKWVIILLVAFVLSQFPIGLALFLANKQFPILQSGLLVGALSIVVLIVFIIGARKTQLATFNLSFFKAKDLARLVLSYLVIFATNLLGSLLLRLTNEATTNNQSILNGLVQNSSLISTFFLLVLIAPICEEILCRGIIPQKIFRGKEKLGFVVGAIVFALLHTPTNLPSVIIYGGMSTVLTWTAYKTERLEMSILLHMILNGIAFCLLALLVLISRNLGLSF; this is encoded by the coding sequence ATGAAAGATAAGACGATTTGGCAAGAGGTTTTAAACAGAGGGAAATGGGTGATTATCCTTTTGGTAGCTTTTGTTCTATCTCAATTTCCCATAGGACTTGCTTTGTTTTTAGCAAACAAACAGTTTCCAATTTTACAGTCAGGTCTCTTAGTAGGTGCCCTATCCATAGTCGTTTTGATTGTATTCATTATTGGTGCACGAAAAACACAACTTGCTACTTTTAATCTATCCTTTTTTAAGGCAAAAGACTTGGCTCGCTTGGTACTGAGTTATCTAGTGATTTTTGCGACAAATCTCTTGGGTTCACTCCTGCTTCGACTAACAAATGAGGCAACAACCAATAACCAATCAATACTGAATGGTTTGGTTCAGAATAGTTCCTTGATTTCAACTTTCTTTCTACTAGTCTTGATTGCGCCGATTTGTGAAGAAATTTTGTGTCGTGGAATTATTCCCCAAAAGATCTTCCGTGGAAAAGAAAAACTTGGCTTTGTTGTTGGTGCAATCGTCTTTGCCTTGCTCCATACGCCAACCAATCTGCCTTCTGTGATTATTTATGGAGGAATGTCAACGGTTTTGACTTGGACAGCCTATAAGACTGAGCGTTTGGAGATGTCCATTTTACTTCATATGATTCTCAATGGTATTGCATTTTGTTTGTTGGCCTTATTGGTATTGATTAGTAGAAATCTAGGCCTATCATTCTAA
- a CDS encoding NCS2 family permease — protein MDKLFKLKENGTDVRTEVLAGLTTFFAMSYILFVNPQMLAQTGMPAQGVFLATIIGAVAGTLMMAFYANLPYAQAPGMGLNAFFTFTVVFGLGYSWQEALAMVFICGIISLIITLTNVRKMIIESIPNALRSAISAGIGVFLAYVGIKNAGLLKFSIDPGNYTVAGEGADKAQAAITANSSAVPGLVSFNNPAVLVAIAGLAITIFFVIKGIKGGIILSILTTTVLAIAVGLVDVSSIDFSNNHVGAAFEDLKTIFGAALGSQGLGALISDTARLPETLMAILAFSLTDIFDTIGTLIGTGEKVGIVATNGENHQSDKLDKALYSDLIGTSIGAIAGTSNVTTYVESAAGIGAGGRTGLTALVVAICFAISSFFSPLLAIVPSAATAPILIIVGIMMLGSLKNIHWDDMAEAVPAFFTSIFMGFSYSITQGIAVGFLTYTLTKVVKGQAKDVHAMIWILDALFILNYISMAL, from the coding sequence ATGGACAAACTATTTAAACTAAAAGAGAACGGAACAGACGTTCGTACGGAGGTTCTCGCTGGTTTAACAACTTTCTTTGCAATGAGTTACATTCTCTTTGTAAACCCACAAATGCTTGCGCAGACAGGGATGCCTGCTCAAGGTGTCTTCCTAGCAACGATTATTGGTGCGGTAGCTGGTACTCTGATGATGGCCTTCTATGCGAACCTGCCATACGCTCAAGCACCAGGTATGGGACTCAATGCCTTCTTTACCTTTACAGTCGTATTTGGACTTGGTTATTCATGGCAAGAGGCCTTGGCTATGGTCTTTATCTGTGGGATTATTTCACTAATCATTACCTTAACAAATGTTCGGAAAATGATCATTGAGTCAATTCCAAACGCTCTTCGTTCTGCGATTTCAGCAGGTATCGGTGTCTTTCTTGCTTATGTAGGGATTAAGAATGCTGGCCTTTTGAAATTCTCTATCGATCCAGGAAATTATACAGTTGCCGGTGAAGGTGCTGATAAGGCGCAAGCAGCCATTACAGCAAATTCTTCAGCAGTTCCAGGCTTGGTTAGCTTTAATAATCCGGCTGTTTTAGTGGCTATTGCAGGTTTGGCGATTACGATTTTCTTTGTTATTAAGGGTATCAAGGGAGGAATCATCCTTTCTATTCTAACAACGACAGTTCTTGCTATCGCTGTTGGTTTGGTTGATGTATCAAGCATTGATTTTTCTAATAACCATGTAGGTGCAGCCTTTGAAGATTTGAAGACAATCTTTGGTGCAGCACTTGGCTCACAAGGATTGGGTGCTTTAATCTCAGACACTGCTCGTCTACCGGAAACACTTATGGCTATTCTGGCCTTCTCGTTGACAGATATTTTTGACACAATTGGTACTTTGATCGGTACAGGTGAAAAAGTCGGTATCGTAGCAACAAATGGTGAAAATCACCAATCAGATAAGTTAGATAAGGCTCTTTACTCTGACTTGATTGGTACTTCAATTGGTGCCATCGCAGGTACTTCAAACGTAACGACTTATGTCGAGTCTGCTGCTGGTATTGGTGCAGGTGGACGTACTGGATTAACTGCCTTAGTGGTTGCGATTTGTTTTGCAATTTCAAGTTTCTTTAGTCCACTTTTGGCAATTGTTCCATCAGCTGCGACGGCTCCAATTTTGATTATCGTTGGGATTATGATGCTTGGTAGTTTGAAAAACATCCATTGGGATGATATGGCTGAAGCTGTCCCTGCCTTCTTTACATCTATCTTCATGGGATTCAGCTACTCTATCACACAAGGGATTGCAGTTGGTTTCTTGACTTATACGTTAACAAAAGTTGTCAAAGGTCAAGCAAAGGACGTGCACGCGATGATTTGGATTTTGGATGCCTTGTTTATCCTTAACTATATCAGTATGGCGCTATAA
- a CDS encoding Cof-type HAD-IIB family hydrolase encodes MTKKIIAVDLDGTLLNSESKLSDFTKETIKKISEKGHHVIITTGRPYRMAKDFYRELELHTPMINFNGSLTHLPGQAWEHERCLTLDKKYLLDMVKRKEDIQADFIAGEYRKKFYITAPNEEIADPKLFGVENFQPENQFKPERVTKNPNCILLQTRVEDKYALADEMNRFYQHQLAINTWGGPLNILECTPKGVNKAFALEYLLNVMNRDKKDLIAFGDEHNDTEMLAFAGKGYAMKNANPSLIPYADEQLPLTNEEDGVAHALQNLFL; translated from the coding sequence ATGACAAAAAAAATTATTGCAGTCGATTTGGACGGAACCTTGCTCAATAGCGAAAGCAAGCTCTCCGATTTTACCAAAGAGACAATCAAAAAAATTTCAGAAAAAGGGCACCATGTTATCATCACGACGGGGCGTCCGTATCGCATGGCAAAAGACTTCTACCGCGAACTAGAGCTACATACTCCTATGATTAACTTTAATGGTTCCCTTACCCATCTACCAGGACAGGCTTGGGAGCACGAAAGATGCTTAACCTTGGACAAAAAATATCTCCTAGATATGGTCAAACGTAAAGAGGATATTCAGGCCGACTTTATTGCAGGAGAATACCGTAAGAAATTTTACATTACAGCTCCAAATGAAGAAATTGCGGACCCTAAACTATTTGGCGTAGAGAACTTCCAACCAGAAAATCAATTCAAACCCGAACGAGTAACCAAGAATCCTAACTGCATTCTCTTGCAAACAAGGGTTGAGGACAAATACGCTCTAGCGGACGAGATGAATCGTTTTTATCAGCACCAACTAGCTATCAACACCTGGGGTGGGCCACTCAACATCCTCGAGTGTACTCCCAAGGGTGTAAACAAAGCCTTTGCTCTAGAGTACTTGCTCAATGTTATGAATCGTGATAAAAAAGACTTAATCGCCTTTGGTGATGAACATAATGATACGGAAATGTTGGCATTTGCAGGCAAGGGATATGCTATGAAAAACGCCAATCCTTCTCTCATTCCATATGCAGACGAACAACTTCCTCTAACCAATGAAGAAGACGGGGTAGCCCACGCTTTACAAAATTTATTCCTATAA
- a CDS encoding bifunctional folylpolyglutamate synthase/dihydrofolate synthase, which yields MNEIQNNQWIAHYRTDQPHFGLERMVELLALRGNPHLKLKVIHIGGTNGKGSTIAFLKKMLEKLGLRVGVFSSPYLIHYTDQISINGESIPEARLEALMADYQSLLEGESADNLQGTTEFEIITALAYDYFASELVDVAIMEVGMGGLLDSTNVCQPILTGITTIGLDHVALLGDTLEAIAEQKAGIIKQDIPLVTGRIAPEALAVIDHMAEVKHAPRLVYGSDYQVSHQESVVTGEIFDYTSSVRQGCFQTGLIGLHQIENAGMALALLDTYCQETGREFASNALVAQALEETSWPGRLEVVSRDPLLLLDGAHNPHAIKALLATLQERFADYHKEILFTCIKTKALNDMLDLLETMPDSQLTLTHFDDSRATDESVLKETAKSRNLNYQSWQDVLEQKLTDKNEEKKTVRIVTGSLYFLSQVRAYLMERNN from the coding sequence ATGAACGAAATTCAAAACAATCAATGGATTGCCCACTACCGGACGGACCAACCGCATTTTGGCTTGGAACGCATGGTAGAACTCCTAGCTCTGCGAGGCAATCCCCATCTCAAACTCAAGGTCATCCATATCGGAGGGACCAACGGCAAGGGGTCTACCATTGCTTTTTTGAAAAAGATGCTGGAAAAGCTAGGACTGAGAGTTGGGGTGTTCAGCTCGCCCTATCTCATTCATTATACGGATCAGATTAGCATTAATGGGGAATCCATTCCCGAGGCTAGGCTAGAAGCCCTCATGGCAGACTATCAGTCTTTGCTTGAGGGAGAATCTGCTGACAATTTGCAGGGAACAACTGAGTTTGAGATTATCACAGCTTTAGCTTATGATTACTTTGCCTCAGAGCTAGTAGATGTGGCTATCATGGAAGTCGGCATGGGTGGCCTTCTGGATAGTACCAATGTTTGCCAGCCCATTTTAACAGGCATCACAACCATTGGACTGGATCATGTAGCCCTACTTGGTGACACCTTGGAAGCCATAGCAGAGCAGAAAGCTGGTATTATCAAACAAGATATTCCTTTGGTGACAGGTCGCATTGCTCCAGAAGCCTTGGCTGTTATCGACCATATGGCAGAAGTTAAACATGCACCGAGACTTGTCTATGGGAGTGATTATCAAGTCAGTCATCAAGAAAGTGTGGTGACAGGCGAAATCTTTGACTATACTAGTTCTGTCAGACAAGGTTGCTTTCAAACAGGTCTGATTGGTTTACATCAGATCGAGAATGCGGGGATGGCGCTTGCCCTCCTAGACACTTATTGCCAGGAGACTGGGCGAGAATTTGCAAGTAATGCCTTGGTTGCTCAAGCTCTTGAGGAAACCAGTTGGCCGGGGCGTTTGGAGGTCGTGTCTAGAGACCCATTGTTGCTTTTGGATGGAGCCCACAATCCCCATGCTATCAAGGCTTTATTGGCAACCTTGCAAGAACGCTTTGCGGATTATCATAAGGAAATCCTCTTTACGTGTATTAAAACCAAGGCCTTGAATGATATGCTGGATTTACTAGAGACGATGCCAGATAGTCAATTGACTTTAACCCATTTTGACGATAGTCGGGCGACGGATGAAAGCGTGCTGAAAGAGACAGCCAAGTCTAGAAATCTTAATTACCAAAGTTGGCAGGATGTTCTAGAGCAGAAATTGACAGATAAAAATGAAGAGAAAAAAACAGTTAGGATTGTCACGGGTTCCTTGTATTTCTTGAGCCAAGTGAGAGCCTACCTAATGGAGAGGAATAACTAG
- a CDS encoding PTS sugar transporter subunit IIB — protein sequence MSIGIIIASHGEFAAGIHQSGSMIFGEQEKVQVVTFMPNEGPDDLYAKFNNAVAAFDAEDEVLVLADLWSGSPFNQASRVMGENPERKFAIITGLNLPMLIQAYTERLMDANAGVDKVAANIITEAKDGIKALPEELNPVEEVATAAAAPVTQAAIPEGTVIGDGKLKINLARLDTRLLHGQVATAWTPDSKADRIIVASDNVANDELRKELIKQAAPNGVKANVVPIKKLIEVAKDPRFGNTHALILFETPQDALRAIEGGVPIKTLNVGSMAHSTGKTMINNVLSMDKDDVATFEKMRDLGVEFDVRKVPNDTKKDLFDLINKANVQ from the coding sequence ATGAGTATCGGAATCATTATTGCGAGCCACGGCGAATTTGCTGCGGGTATTCATCAGTCAGGATCTATGATCTTTGGTGAACAAGAAAAGGTTCAAGTTGTAACCTTTATGCCAAATGAAGGTCCAGATGATCTTTACGCTAAATTCAACAACGCTGTGGCTGCATTTGACGCAGAAGATGAGGTTCTAGTATTGGCTGACCTTTGGAGTGGATCTCCGTTCAACCAAGCTAGCCGCGTGATGGGAGAAAACCCTGAGCGTAAATTTGCCATCATCACAGGGCTTAACTTGCCGATGTTGATCCAAGCCTACACAGAGCGCCTTATGGACGCGAATGCAGGTGTGGATAAAGTCGCTGCGAATATCATTACAGAAGCCAAAGATGGCATCAAGGCTCTTCCAGAAGAGCTTAACCCAGTTGAGGAAGTTGCAACTGCTGCAGCTGCTCCAGTTACCCAAGCTGCTATCCCAGAAGGAACTGTTATCGGAGACGGTAAATTGAAAATCAATCTTGCCCGTCTTGACACACGTCTTCTTCACGGACAAGTCGCAACTGCTTGGACACCAGATTCAAAAGCAGACCGTATCATCGTTGCATCAGATAACGTTGCAAACGACGAATTGCGTAAAGAATTGATCAAACAAGCAGCTCCTAACGGAGTAAAAGCCAACGTTGTCCCAATCAAAAAATTGATTGAGGTTGCAAAAGACCCTCGTTTTGGTAACACACATGCTCTTATCTTGTTTGAAACACCCCAAGATGCCCTTCGTGCCATCGAAGGTGGCGTGCCAATCAAGACCCTTAACGTTGGTTCTATGGCCCACTCAACAGGTAAAACAATGATCAATAACGTCTTGTCTATGGACAAAGATGATGTTGCAACATTTGAAAAAATGCGTGACCTCGGTGTTGAATTTGACGTACGTAAAGTACCAAATGACACGAAAAAAGATTTGTTTGACTTGATTAACAAAGCGAACGTTCAATAA
- the folP gene encoding dihydropteroate synthase, whose protein sequence is MVKNLKGVTVMSNKVNHVKTAICGIINVTPDSFSDGGQFFALEQALQQARKLIAEGACMLDIGGESTRPGSSYVEIEEEIQRVVPVIKAIREESDVLISIDTWKSQVAEAALAAGANLVNDITGLMGDEKMADVVAKAGAKVVIMFNPVMARPQHPSSLIFPHFGFGQAFTEEELADFEKVPIEDLMEAFFERALARAEEAGIARENILLDPGIGFGLTKKENLLLLRDLDKLHQQGYPIFLGVSRKRFVINILEENGFEVNPETEVGFRNRDTASAHVTSIAARQGVEVVRVHDVASHRMAVEIASAIRLADDAENLDLKQYK, encoded by the coding sequence ATGGTAAAGAACCTTAAGGGAGTAACCGTTATGTCCAATAAAGTCAACCACGTAAAAACAGCCATTTGCGGCATTATCAATGTAACCCCAGATTCCTTTTCGGATGGTGGGCAGTTTTTTGCTCTTGAGCAGGCGCTCCAGCAAGCCCGTAAATTGATAGCAGAAGGAGCGTGCATGCTCGATATCGGTGGAGAATCGACTCGGCCGGGCAGTAGCTATGTTGAGATAGAAGAGGAAATCCAGCGTGTTGTTCCAGTGATTAAAGCTATCCGTGAGGAAAGTGATGTCCTCATTTCTATCGATACATGGAAAAGTCAGGTGGCAGAGGCTGCTTTGGCTGCTGGTGCCAATCTGGTAAATGACATCACGGGTCTTATGGGTGATGAAAAAATGGCGGATGTGGTTGCTAAGGCTGGAGCAAAAGTGGTTATCATGTTTAATCCAGTTATGGCTCGACCTCAGCACCCTAGTTCACTCATATTTCCTCATTTTGGTTTTGGGCAAGCTTTTACAGAAGAAGAGTTAGCTGACTTTGAAAAAGTGCCAATCGAAGACTTGATGGAGGCTTTCTTTGAACGTGCTCTAGCGAGAGCGGAGGAAGCTGGAATTGCAAGAGAAAACATTTTGCTGGATCCAGGGATTGGCTTTGGTCTCACCAAGAAGGAAAATCTACTCCTTCTACGGGACCTTGATAAATTACACCAGCAAGGATATCCGATCTTTCTTGGAGTTTCGCGTAAGCGGTTTGTCATTAATATCCTGGAGGAAAATGGCTTTGAAGTCAATCCTGAAACGGAAGTCGGTTTCCGCAATCGGGACACAGCTTCGGCTCATGTAACCAGTATCGCTGCGAGACAGGGTGTAGAAGTGGTGCGCGTGCACGATGTAGCCAGTCACAGGATGGCGGTTGAAATTGCGTCAGCTATTCGATTGGCAGATGATGCAGAAAATCTAGATTTAAAACAATATAAATAA
- the folE gene encoding GTP cyclohydrolase I FolE produces the protein MDTQKIEAAVKMIIEAVGEDANREGLQETPARVARMYQEIFSGLGQTAEEHLSKSFEIIDDNMVVEKDIFFHTMCEHHFLPFYGRAHIAYIPDGRVAGLSKLARTVEVYSKKPQIQERLNIEVADALMDYLGAKGAFVVIEAEHMCMSMRGVRKPGTATLTTVARGLFETDKDLRDQAYRLMGL, from the coding sequence ATGGATACACAAAAAATTGAAGCAGCTGTAAAAATGATTATCGAGGCTGTAGGAGAGGACGCTAATCGTGAGGGCTTGCAGGAAACGCCTGCTCGTGTAGCTCGTATGTACCAAGAAATTTTTTCAGGTCTTGGCCAAACTGCGGAGGAACATTTGTCAAAATCCTTTGAGATTATCGACGATAATATGGTGGTGGAGAAGGATATCTTTTTCCACACCATGTGTGAACACCACTTCTTGCCCTTCTATGGGAGAGCGCACATTGCCTATATTCCAGATGGACGTGTGGCAGGTTTGTCCAAGCTAGCCCGCACAGTTGAAGTTTATTCTAAAAAACCACAGATTCAAGAACGGTTGAATATTGAAGTGGCCGATGCCTTGATGGACTATCTGGGTGCTAAAGGAGCCTTTGTTGTCATTGAGGCTGAGCATATGTGTATGAGCATGCGTGGGGTCAGAAAACCAGGCACGGCAACCTTGACGACAGTCGCTCGTGGTCTATTTGAAACAGATAAGGACCTCCGAGACCAGGCTTATCGTTTAATGGGACTATAA